The Glycine max cultivar Williams 82 chromosome 12, Glycine_max_v4.0, whole genome shotgun sequence genome window below encodes:
- the LOC100817529 gene encoding uncharacterized protein, whose amino-acid sequence MSYLNRVWMAATVAVAQGHTDPGHKCKTALTSIHHNRSRLFSGGALSDLRPLSGVVGSDVAGSVAGSSDVENRVRQADDSLRKVMYLSCWGQG is encoded by the coding sequence ATGAGTTACTTGAACCGTGTTTGGATGGCGGCGACGGTGGCGGTGGCGCAGGGCCACACCGATCCCGGCCACAAGTGCAAGACGGCGCTCACCTCCATCCACCACAACCGGAGCCGCCTCTTCTCCGGCGGAGCCCTGTCAGATCTCCGGCCTCTTTCCGGCGTCGTGGGATCTGACGTGGCCGGCTCGGTGGCGGGGAGCTCCGACGTGGAGAATAGGGTGAGGCAAGCCGACGACTCTCTGAGGAAAGTGATGTACTTGAGCTGCTGGGGTCAGGGCTGA
- the LOC100818056 gene encoding vacuolar sorting protein 18 → MDQGRQVFTVDLLERYAAKGRGVITCMAAGNDVIVIGTSRGWVVRHDFGVGNSNEIDLSVGRPGDQSIHRVFVDPGGSHCIATVVGPGGAETFYTHAKWTKPRILSKLKGLVVNAVAWNKQQITEVSTKEVILGTENGQLHELAVDEKDKKEKYIKFLFELTELQEAFMGLQMETASMINGTRYYVMAVTPTRLYSFTGSYLDRTVHFMELPGDIANSELHFFIKQRRAVHFAWLSGAGMYHGGLNFGGQQSSSSGNENFIENKALLDYSKLSEGAEVVKPSSMALSEFHFLLLLGNKVKVVNRISEKIIEELQFDQTSDSASKGIIGLCSDATAGLFYAYDQNSIFQVSINDEGQDMWKVYLDMNEYAAALANCRDPFQRDQVYLVQAEAAFSFKDYLRAASFYAKINYILSFEEVTLKFISIGEQDALRTFVLRKLDNLEKSDKCQITMISTWTTELYLDKINRLLLEDDFASENNNLEYQSIIKEFCTFLSDNKDVLDETTTMKLLESYGRVEELVYFASLKGQYEIVVHHYIQQGEAKKALEVLQKPSVPIDLQYKFAPDLVALDAYETVESWMTTKNLNPRKLIPAMMRYSSEPHAKNETHEVIKYLEYCVHRLHNENPGIHNLLLSLYAKQEDDSSLLRFLQSKFGKGPENGPEFFYDPKYALRLCLKEKRMRACVHIYSMMSMHEEAVALALQIDSELAMAEADKVEDDEDLRKKLWLMIAKHVVEQEKGTKRENIRKAIAFLKETDGLLKIEDILPFFPDFALIDDFKEAICSSLEDYNKQIEQLKEEMNDATHGADNIRNDISALAQRCTIIDRDEECGVCQRKILTAGREFGTGRGYTLVGQMAPFYIFPCGHAFHAECLIVHVTRCTVETHAEYILDLQKQLSLMGSEARRESNGTLSPEESIPSMTTIDKLRSQLDDAIASECPFCGDLMIRKIFLPFINPEEEQHVLSWEIKPSSGSQRNSISLPASA, encoded by the exons GGTTTTTGTTGATCCTGGAGGGAGTCACTGTATTGCCACTGTAGTTGGTCCTGGAGGAGCTGAAACTTTCTATACTCATGCCAAATGGACCAAGCCACGAATTTTGAGCAAGCTGAAAGGTCTTGTTGTAAATGCCGTTGCATGGAACAAGCAGCAGATAACTGAAG TTTCCACAAAGGAAGTCATTCTTGGGACAGAAAATGGTCAACTTCATGAGTTGGCTGTGGATGAGAAGGACAAGAAAGAGAAGTATAtcaagtttctctttgaattaacAGAACTTCAAGAAGCTTTTATGGGTTTGCAG ATGGAAACAGCTAGCATGATAAATGGGACTAGATACTATGTGATGGCTGTTACTCCTACTCGGCTTTACTCTTTCACTGGAA GTTATTTAGATCGTACGGTGCATTTTATGGAACTTCCTGGTGACATAGCAAACAG TGAGTTGCATTTTTTCATCAAGCAACGAAGAGCTGTACATTTTGCATGGCTTTCTGGTGCTGGTATGTACCATGGTGGCTTAAATTTTGGAGGACAACAAAG CTCTTCAAGtggaaatgaaaattttattgagAATAAGGCTCTTTTGGACTACTCCAAATTGTCTGAAGGAGCTGAAGTAGttaaaccaagttcaatggctTTGTCTGAATTCCATTTCTTGTTGCTTTTAGGGAATAAGGTCAAG GTTGTAAACAGAATTAGCGAGAAGATCATTGAGGAACTTCAGTTTGATCAAACTTCTGATTCAGCCTCTAAGGGTATTATAGGATTGTGTAGTGATGCCACGGCTGGTTTGTTTTATGCATATGATCAAAACTCCATCTTTCAG GTGTCTATCAATGATGAAGGCCAAGATATGTGGAAAGTATATCTTGACATGAATGAATATGCTGCTGCTTTAGCAAACTGCCGTGACCCTTTTCAAAGGGACCAAGTATATTTAGTCCAG GCTGAAGCTGCGTTTTCTTTTAAAGATTATTTAAGAGCTGCTTCTTTCTATGCCAAA atcaattatattttatcatttgaagAGGTCACTTTGAAGTTCATTAGTATTGGTGAACAG gaTGCTTTGAGAACTTTCGTACTGCGGAAGCTTGATAATTTAGAAAAGAGTGACAAATGTCAAATAACAATGATATCCACCTGGACAACTGAATTATACTTGGATAAG ATAAATCGACTGCTCTTGGAAGATGACTTTGCATCAGAGAATAACAATTTAGAGTACCAATCAATTATTAAAGAGTTTTGTACTTTTCTCAGTGACAACAAAGATGTATTGGATGAAACGACTACAATGAAACTTTTAGAAAG TTATGGAAGGGTTGAAGAATTGGTATATTTTGCTAGCTTAAAAGGGCAGTATGAGATTGTAGTTCACCATTACATTCAG CAAGGAGAAGCAAAAAAAGCATTGGAAGTGCTTCAGAAACCTTCTGTGCCTATAGATCTTCAG TATAAGTTTGCTCCAGACCTTGTTGCCCTTGATGCATATGAAACTGTTGAATCGTGGATGACTACAAAGAATCTGAACCCAAGGAAACTGATTCCTGCAATGATGCGTTATTCAAGTGAACCACATGCAAA GAATGAGACACACGAAGTCATTAAATATCTTGAATATTGTGTTCATCGATTACATAATGAAAATCCTGGAATTCATAACCTGCTACTTTCTTTATATGCAAAACAG GAAGATGATAGTTCACTTCTACGTTTCCTACAAAGCAAATTTGGGAAAGGACCAGAAAATGGTCCTGAGTTCTTCTACGATCCTAAATACGCCTTGCGTCTTTGCCTCAAGGAAAAACGAATGCGTGCATGTGTTCATATATACAGTATGATGTCAATGCATGAAGAAGCAGTTGCTCTTGCCTTACAG ATTGATTCAGAGCTTGCTATGGCCGAAGCTGAtaaggttgaagatgatgagGATTTGAGAAAGAAGCTTTGGCTCATGATTGCCAAGCATGTTGttgaacaagaaaaaggaacTAAGAGGGAAAACATAAGGAAGGCAATTGCATTTCTTAAAGAAACTGATGGCCTGCTAAAGATAGAGGATATATTACCATTCTTTCCAGATTTTGCCCTGATTGACGACTTCAAG GAGGCTATCTGCTCATCATTGGAGGATTACAATAAGCAAATTGAACAGCTGAAGGAAGAGATGAATGATGCAACCCATGGTGCTGACAACATCAGAAATGATATCAGTGCACTTGCTCAAAGATGCACTATTATTGATCGAGATGAGGAGTGTGGG GTTTGTCAACGAAAAATTTTAACAGCTGGCAGGGAATTTGGCACGGGCCGTGGCTATACATTAGTAGGCCAAATGGCACCTTTTTATATCTTTCCATGTGGACATGCCTTCCATGCAGAATGCCTGATTGTCCATGTGACTCGCTGTACAGTTGAGACCCAT GCTGAGTATATACTGGATCTGCAGAAGCAACTTTCTTTGATGGGCAGTGAAGCAAGGAGAGAATCCAATGGTACCCTTTCTCCAGAGGAGTCCATTCCTAGCATGACCACTATAGACAAG CTCCGATCACAACTGGATGATGCTATAGCTAGTGAATGCCCATTTTGTGGTGACCTGATGATCCGTAAGATTTTTTTGCCTTTCATCAATCCTGAGGAAGAGCAGCATGTGCTATCATGGGAGATAAAACCAAGCTCTGGAAGCCAGAGAAATAGTATCTCGTTACCTGCATCTGCATGA